The following coding sequences lie in one Rutidosis leptorrhynchoides isolate AG116_Rl617_1_P2 chromosome 4, CSIRO_AGI_Rlap_v1, whole genome shotgun sequence genomic window:
- the LOC139845219 gene encoding uncharacterized protein isoform X2, whose product MLPSKVLGSVTKRKSFLPNKKNSNFLSNLKLKVADKDTSIDTSNVSISYTSEKQVYDMGDGNCTYTGLLGSSKGQIRQPRVGGTLLPQICMSNCTYRTHYTDSITSSQHKLLGNIPKYVKIVEVGPRDGLQNEKDIVPTSVKVELIKMLVDSGLLVVEATSFVSPKWVPQLADAKDVIEGIKSVGGATFPVLTPNLKGLEAAITAGVKEVAVFAAASESFSRSNINCSIDESLARYRDVTSAAREHSIPVRGYISCVVGCPMEGDVHPSKVAYVAKELITMGCYEISLGDTIGVGTPGTVIPMIDAVKNVVPVEKLAVHFHDTYGQALSNILISLQIHLYRVLGVARMQKVLQVMLQQRMLFICLMGSV is encoded by the exons ATGTTACCATCTAAGGTTCTTGGCAGTGTTACTAAGAGGAAATCTTTCCTACCCAACAAAAAAAATTCAAACTTTTTAAGTAATTTGAAGCTAAAAGTTGCTGATAAGGATACTAGTATAGATACATCCAATGTAAGTATATCTTATACATCTGAGAAGCAAGTATACGACATGGGCGATGGAAATTGTACTTATACAGGCTTACTTGGTTCATCAAAAGGTCAAAT ACGTCAACCGCGTGTTGGTGGTACTTTACTGCCACAAATATGCATGTCAAATTGTACTTATAGAACACATTATACTGATAGTATTACAAGTTCACAACATAAG TTATTAGGAAATATCCCAAAATATGTGAAGATAGTGGAAGTTGGTCCACGGGATGGACTGCAAAACGAGAAGGATATTGTACCTACTTCTGTAAAAGTTGAATTGATCAAAATGTTAGTCGATTCAGGGCTGCTAGTAGTTGAAGCCACCAGTTTTGTTTCGCCAAAATGGGTCCCACAG TTGGCAGATGCTAAAGATGTAATTGAAGGAATTAAAAGTGTTGGTGGTGCTACATTCCCTGTTCTAACACCAAATCTTAAG GGATTAGAGGCAGCTATCACAGCCGGAGTGAAGGAAGTGGCAGTTTTTGCGGCTGCTTCGGAGTCGTTTTCACGGTCAAACATTAACTGTAGCATAGACGAAAGTCTTGCTCGTTATCGGGATGTTACGTCTGCTGCTAGGGAACACTCCATCCCTGTACGCGG ATACATATCATGTGTTGTTGGATGTCCAATGGAAGGAGATGTACATCCGTCTAAAGTGGCATATGTTGCTAAAGAACTTATAACAATGGGATGCTATGAAATATCCCTTGGTGATACTATTGGCGTTGGTACTCCGG GTACTGTTATTCCCATGATTGATGCCGTTAAAAATGTTGTCCCAGTAGAGAAGCTAGCTGTACATTTTCATGATACATATGGCCAAGCTCTTTCAAATATCCTTATCTCACTCCAA ATTCATCTGTATCGGGTCTTGGGGGTTGCCCGTATGCAAAAGGTGCTACAGGTAATGTTGCAACAGAGGATGTTGTTTATCTGCTTAATGGGCTCGGTGTGA
- the LOC139845219 gene encoding uncharacterized protein isoform X1 produces the protein MLPSKVLGSVTKRKSFLPNKKNSNFLSNLKLKVADKDTSIDTSNVSISYTSEKQVYDMGDGNCTYTGLLGSSKGQIRQPRVGGTLLPQICMSNCTYRTHYTDSITSSQHKLLGNIPKYVKIVEVGPRDGLQNEKDIVPTSVKVELIKMLVDSGLLVVEATSFVSPKWVPQLADAKDVIEGIKSVGGATFPVLTPNLKGLEAAITAGVKEVAVFAAASESFSRSNINCSIDESLARYRDVTSAAREHSIPVRGYISCVVGCPMEGDVHPSKVAYVAKELITMGCYEISLGDTIGVGTPGTVIPMIDAVKNVVPVEKLAVHFHDTYGQALSNILISLQMGINVVDSSVSGLGGCPYAKGATGNVATEDVVYLLNGLGVKTNVDLRKLMLAGDFIRKHLGRPSESKAAIALSKTTFCASKL, from the exons ATGTTACCATCTAAGGTTCTTGGCAGTGTTACTAAGAGGAAATCTTTCCTACCCAACAAAAAAAATTCAAACTTTTTAAGTAATTTGAAGCTAAAAGTTGCTGATAAGGATACTAGTATAGATACATCCAATGTAAGTATATCTTATACATCTGAGAAGCAAGTATACGACATGGGCGATGGAAATTGTACTTATACAGGCTTACTTGGTTCATCAAAAGGTCAAAT ACGTCAACCGCGTGTTGGTGGTACTTTACTGCCACAAATATGCATGTCAAATTGTACTTATAGAACACATTATACTGATAGTATTACAAGTTCACAACATAAG TTATTAGGAAATATCCCAAAATATGTGAAGATAGTGGAAGTTGGTCCACGGGATGGACTGCAAAACGAGAAGGATATTGTACCTACTTCTGTAAAAGTTGAATTGATCAAAATGTTAGTCGATTCAGGGCTGCTAGTAGTTGAAGCCACCAGTTTTGTTTCGCCAAAATGGGTCCCACAG TTGGCAGATGCTAAAGATGTAATTGAAGGAATTAAAAGTGTTGGTGGTGCTACATTCCCTGTTCTAACACCAAATCTTAAG GGATTAGAGGCAGCTATCACAGCCGGAGTGAAGGAAGTGGCAGTTTTTGCGGCTGCTTCGGAGTCGTTTTCACGGTCAAACATTAACTGTAGCATAGACGAAAGTCTTGCTCGTTATCGGGATGTTACGTCTGCTGCTAGGGAACACTCCATCCCTGTACGCGG ATACATATCATGTGTTGTTGGATGTCCAATGGAAGGAGATGTACATCCGTCTAAAGTGGCATATGTTGCTAAAGAACTTATAACAATGGGATGCTATGAAATATCCCTTGGTGATACTATTGGCGTTGGTACTCCGG GTACTGTTATTCCCATGATTGATGCCGTTAAAAATGTTGTCCCAGTAGAGAAGCTAGCTGTACATTTTCATGATACATATGGCCAAGCTCTTTCAAATATCCTTATCTCACTCCAA ATGGGGATTAATGTGGTGGATTCATCTGTATCGGGTCTTGGGGGTTGCCCGTATGCAAAAGGTGCTACAGGTAATGTTGCAACAGAGGATGTTGTTTATCTGCTTAATGGGCTCGGTGTGAAGACCAACGTTGACCTTAGAAAGCTCATGTTAGCTGGAGATTTTATCAGGAAGCATTTGGGTCGTCCATCTGAGTCTAAAGCCGCAATTGCCTTAAGTAAAACCACGTTTTGTGCTTCCAAGTTATAA